TAAACATAGACGAGTTATATAGTTTATAGGACTAGACTAAAGTTACATCAAAGGTATTACATTATTTTTTTGTGTTCAACTGTCAGAATCAAGTCATCTTAATTGCTTTTCAATTTTAAATTAATTGGGGCTATTTTTAGGTTTAAATTTACCCTCAAAAGATTTGAACTATTAAAATCTAAATTGGTTTTTATTCTAAAATCTTCAATCTTAAATTATACATTCAATTATGGAATATAAAAATCCACTTCAACTTATAGATAATCTTGTCGGACAAGCAAATGAATATCTTTCCAATCAGATGGTTATTAGTCGCCCTGCTGTCAATGTTTCTGAAAATCAAGATTCTTATTTTGTGCAGCTTGCTGCTCCTGGTTTGAAAAAAGAAGATTTCGAAATAGATGTATCTAGTAGCACTCTTACTATATCAGCTAATAAAGGACATGAAACGTCAGCTTCTACAGGAAAAAAATACACTCGTAGAGAATACAGTTTTTCACAGTTTAAGCGTAGTTTTTCACTTCCTTCACATGTAAATACCGACAAAGTGGCAGCAAAATATGAAGATGGTATTTTGGAAATAATTTTGCCATTTATAAAACAAGAGCCTCCAGCTGATACAAGAAAAAT
This window of the Bernardetia sp. genome carries:
- a CDS encoding Hsp20/alpha crystallin family protein, whose translation is MEYKNPLQLIDNLVGQANEYLSNQMVISRPAVNVSENQDSYFVQLAAPGLKKEDFEIDVSSSTLTISANKGHETSASTGKKYTRREYSFSQFKRSFSLPSHVNTDKVAAKYEDGILEIILPFIKQEPPADTRKIKID